The proteins below are encoded in one region of Methanosarcina barkeri 3:
- a CDS encoding formate--phosphoribosylaminoimidazolecarboxamide ligase family protein, with amino-acid sequence MIDRNEIKEIVEGYYTHADKIKVGTIGSHSGLDICDGAVEEEFRTLAVCQAGREKTYSEYFRAQRDPSGKVNRGIVDEAVVFKKYNEILLPENQKKLVDENVLFVPNRSFTSYCSIDEIEENFRVPLVGSRNLLRSEERSEQQSYYWILEKAGLPFPEKIESPKDINELVMVKLPHAVKKLERGFFTASSYREYTEKSEALIKQGVITHDALENARIERYIIGPVFNLDMFYSPIEPKMSKLELLGIDWRFETSLDGHVRLPAPQQMALAESQLTPEYTVCGHNSATLRESLLEKVFQMGEQYVKATQEYYSPGIIGPFCLQTCVDKDLNFYIYDVAPRVGGGTNVHMSVGHSYGNSLWRRPMSTGRRLAFEIRRALELEKLDAIVT; translated from the coding sequence ATGATTGACAGGAACGAAATTAAAGAAATCGTTGAAGGCTACTATACCCACGCTGATAAGATAAAAGTCGGAACTATAGGCTCTCACTCAGGACTTGACATATGTGACGGGGCAGTTGAAGAGGAATTCAGGACTCTTGCTGTCTGCCAGGCTGGCAGGGAAAAAACATATAGCGAATACTTCAGGGCTCAGAGAGACCCTTCTGGAAAAGTAAATAGAGGGATTGTTGACGAGGCAGTTGTTTTCAAAAAGTATAACGAAATTCTTCTGCCTGAGAACCAGAAAAAACTGGTTGATGAAAATGTGCTTTTCGTTCCTAATCGGTCCTTTACTTCCTACTGCAGTATAGATGAAATCGAAGAAAACTTCAGAGTACCTCTTGTAGGAAGCAGGAACCTTCTACGGAGTGAAGAACGCAGTGAGCAGCAGAGTTATTACTGGATTCTGGAAAAAGCAGGACTTCCTTTTCCGGAAAAAATAGAATCTCCAAAAGACATAAATGAGCTTGTAATGGTAAAGCTCCCACATGCAGTAAAAAAACTCGAACGGGGATTTTTTACCGCTTCAAGTTACAGAGAATATACGGAGAAGTCCGAAGCTCTAATTAAGCAGGGAGTTATCACACATGATGCCCTTGAGAATGCAAGGATAGAGCGCTATATTATAGGTCCTGTGTTCAATCTTGATATGTTTTATTCCCCAATCGAACCGAAAATGAGCAAGCTGGAACTTCTTGGAATTGACTGGCGCTTTGAGACCAGCCTTGATGGGCATGTAAGGCTTCCTGCCCCTCAGCAAATGGCCCTGGCTGAAAGTCAGTTAACTCCAGAATATACTGTCTGCGGTCATAACTCCGCAACCCTGCGCGAGTCTCTTCTTGAGAAAGTGTTTCAAATGGGAGAACAATATGTAAAAGCTACACAGGAATATTATTCTCCTGGAATTATAGGGCCTTTCTGCCTGCAGACCTGCGTTGATAAGGATCTTAACTTCTATATTTATGATGTGGCCCCAAGAGTAGGCGGTGGGACCAATGTGCATATGTCAGTAGGTCATTCTTACGGTAACTCGCTCTGGAGAAGACCGATGAGTACTGGAAGAAGGCTAGCCTTTGAGATCAGGCGTGCCCTTGAACTGGAGAAGCTTGACGCTATCGTCACATAA
- a CDS encoding stage II sporulation protein M, producing MERDDYNSEDIKTGVQTSGTPEGEMKNREYLTEGKDSFPASSAAENWHGNRINPKKGFTGYLQFIWPYALLMAFIFFVFLFIGYNSAASFPSMAETLRESFSSRFASIMTMNPLFIMLTIFLNNAFLSLLFLVLGLALGILPILFVAFNGYVVGVIVYLVAQERGLLFILFGLLPHGILELPMVFLAAGIGLRLGYQVFSALIGRPTHIKREFKEGLMFYFYWILPLLLVAAIIETFITPIILGSV from the coding sequence ATGGAAAGAGATGATTATAATTCAGAGGATATAAAAACTGGAGTACAGACTTCAGGAACTCCTGAAGGAGAGATGAAAAATAGGGAATACCTCACAGAGGGGAAAGATTCTTTTCCCGCAAGCAGCGCGGCAGAAAACTGGCACGGTAACAGAATAAACCCTAAAAAAGGGTTTACAGGATATCTGCAATTTATCTGGCCTTATGCACTTCTTATGGCCTTTATATTTTTTGTATTTTTATTTATTGGCTATAATTCAGCTGCAAGTTTCCCTTCTATGGCTGAGACTCTCAGAGAAAGTTTTAGCTCCCGTTTTGCATCTATTATGACAATGAACCCTCTTTTTATAATGCTCACAATTTTTCTTAATAATGCCTTTTTAAGCCTGCTTTTTTTGGTACTCGGGCTGGCTCTGGGAATTCTTCCCATACTTTTTGTCGCCTTTAATGGATATGTTGTGGGAGTCATCGTTTATCTTGTAGCTCAGGAAAGAGGACTGCTCTTTATTTTGTTTGGCCTTCTTCCTCATGGGATACTGGAACTACCTATGGTTTTCCTTGCTGCAGGCATAGGGCTTCGGCTAGGATACCAGGTATTTTCTGCCCTTATAGGAAGACCTACTCATATCAAAAGAGAATTTAAAGAAGGACTAATGTTTTATTTCTACTGGATTTTGCCTCTTCTTCTGGTTGCAGCCATAATTGAAACTTTTATTACGCCTATCATCCTTGGTTCGGTTTAA